In the genome of Polaribacter atrinae, one region contains:
- the nhaC gene encoding Na+/H+ antiporter NhaC → MESQNIRPTNLEDENIIENQELNIWEALIPVFVLVAMLFYNVFFVYGDDALSGSNQFILLMGAAVAAIVGFKNKVSYKQMMEEVSENIKSTSSALLILLMVGALAGTWLISGIIPSMIYYGLQILNPTIFLAASVIICAIISIATGSSWTTSATVGIALVGIGNTLGIPAGMTAGAVLSGAYFGDKMSPLSDTTNLAPTMAGGDLFTHIKYMALTTVPTIIITLLVFVIIGFSIETTGTPDVSDKLAAIDAAFNISPWLFIVPITVIFLIIKKTEPLVALLVGILFAGIVAVIAQPDIVVSVAGADSLTFNSAYKGVMNAITVDSAVETTSVELNDLFSAGGMNGMLGTIWLIICAMVFGGIMDAIGALARISKALLSMASSVFGLFASTVASCLALNVTASDQYLAIVVPGKMFKKAYEDKGLAPENLSRTLEDSGTVTSVLIPWNTCGAYQSGVLGVGVSEYFFFAIFNWLSPIMTLIFAAFNIKIKQLIKK, encoded by the coding sequence ATGGAGAGCCAAAATATTAGACCAACAAACCTGGAAGACGAAAATATTATAGAAAATCAAGAACTTAATATTTGGGAGGCTCTAATACCGGTTTTTGTATTGGTTGCTATGTTGTTTTACAATGTTTTCTTTGTTTATGGAGATGATGCTTTAAGTGGTAGTAATCAATTTATTTTGTTAATGGGAGCAGCGGTAGCTGCCATTGTAGGTTTTAAGAATAAGGTTTCTTACAAACAAATGATGGAAGAAGTCTCTGAAAATATAAAATCTACTTCTAGTGCTCTTTTAATCTTGTTAATGGTTGGTGCTTTGGCAGGAACTTGGTTAATAAGTGGTATCATTCCTTCTATGATTTATTACGGATTACAAATCTTAAACCCAACAATATTTTTAGCCGCTTCTGTAATAATTTGTGCCATTATTTCTATTGCAACGGGTAGTTCTTGGACTACTTCTGCAACCGTTGGTATTGCTTTGGTGGGTATTGGGAATACATTAGGTATTCCTGCAGGTATGACGGCAGGAGCAGTATTGTCTGGTGCTTATTTTGGAGATAAAATGTCACCTTTATCAGATACTACAAATCTTGCACCTACAATGGCAGGTGGAGATTTGTTTACCCATATTAAATACATGGCGTTAACTACAGTGCCAACAATTATAATTACATTATTGGTTTTTGTAATTATTGGTTTTTCTATAGAAACAACAGGTACACCAGATGTTTCAGATAAATTAGCGGCTATAGATGCTGCTTTTAATATTTCTCCTTGGTTATTTATTGTACCAATAACGGTGATATTTTTAATCATCAAAAAAACAGAACCTTTAGTAGCTTTATTAGTGGGTATTTTATTTGCAGGTATTGTTGCTGTAATTGCACAACCAGATATTGTTGTGAGTGTTGCCGGCGCAGATTCTTTAACTTTTAATTCAGCATATAAAGGAGTCATGAATGCAATTACTGTAGATTCTGCTGTAGAAACTACAAGTGTAGAATTAAATGATTTATTTTCTGCCGGAGGAATGAATGGAATGTTGGGGACTATTTGGCTGATAATTTGTGCAATGGTTTTTGGTGGAATTATGGATGCAATTGGAGCTTTGGCAAGAATTAGTAAAGCTTTATTAAGTATGGCATCTTCTGTTTTTGGTTTGTTTGCAAGTACTGTTGCGAGTTGTTTGGCATTAAACGTAACGGCTTCAGACCAGTATTTGGCCATTGTTGTACCAGGAAAGATGTTTAAAAAAGCGTATGAAGATAAAGGCTTAGCTCCAGAAAATTTAAGTAGAACATTAGAAGATTCTGGTACGGTAACTTCTGTTTTAATTCCATGGAATACCTGTGGAGCATATCAATCTGGAGTTTTAGGAGTAGGTGTTTCAGAATATTTTTTCTTTGCTATTTTTAACTGGTTAAGTCCTATTATGACTTTAATTTTTGCTGCTTTTAATATAAAAATAAAGCAATTAATTAAAAAATAA
- a CDS encoding GNAT family N-acetyltransferase — MIVPADFLEAEQLTHIALKSKAFWGYSSDLIEGWRADLTVTSKTIQTCNVYKFMVDDVAVGFYVLNNPKEEIVKLEMLFVLPKFIRKGIGKKLLIHALEKATVSNAKTIELVADPNAIPFYKSQGFVEKEQIGSAILGRFLSLMQKDLKQ, encoded by the coding sequence ATGATTGTTCCCGCTGATTTTTTAGAAGCAGAACAACTCACCCATATAGCTTTAAAATCGAAAGCTTTTTGGGGATATTCTAGTGATTTGATAGAAGGTTGGAGAGCAGATCTAACCGTAACTTCTAAAACCATACAAACTTGCAATGTGTATAAATTTATGGTTGATGACGTTGCTGTTGGTTTCTATGTTTTAAACAATCCGAAAGAAGAAATTGTTAAATTAGAAATGTTATTTGTTTTACCTAAATTTATAAGAAAAGGTATCGGTAAAAAACTACTAATACATGCCTTGGAAAAAGCAACCGTTTCTAACGCAAAAACAATAGAGTTAGTTGCAGATCCTAATGCTATTCCTTTTTATAAGTCTCAAGGTTTTGTAGAAAAGGAACAAATAGGGAGTGCTATTTTGGGGCGTTTTTTGTCTTTAATGCAAAAAGATTTAAAACAATAG
- a CDS encoding transglutaminase domain-containing protein → MKKITIVLLLLSQISLVAQDYKFGKVSKEELKEEFYPSDASADAAYLYKSRRTYFTYVQDKGFQVITEIHERIKIYNKSGFDKATKSITYYKPEKGDNEKVTSIKGYSFALESGKVKKEKLSKSSIFDEKLSRYRSIKKITFPNVKVGSVLDLEYKIISPYRSIDDVDYQFDIPVKLLNYKIEIPEYYSFTKKTKGYYFIDIKEGIENGSITMSQRVRTSEKSMGETLTSQVVTSKVNLKTNIDIYESENIPALKNNEPYVTDVKNYRGGVKYELASTKFPNSILKFYSNNWEDVSEQIYKSESFGAELEKTSYYKDDLEEILKTTKTESEKIDAIFQFVKNQVKWNNYNGIYTDNGVRKAFKERVGNIADINLMLTSMLRSAGLDANPVLLSTRVNGVPFFPTIEGFNYVIATVALQSGETVLLDASEEFSVPNILPTRALNWKGRKVAKDGTSSWIQLTSSKHALEDHNVMVKISEDMLVKGLIRTNYDNLNALNYRKNYNHIKEEELKESLEEKYGFEIDGYRVVNKEYLDKPIVRTLQFSSDNLVENVNGKLYVEPLLFLSEHQNPFKLEDRKFPVDFATPWKESNTVSIQVPEGYKVETLPEPLAIGLPDSLGVFKFQVTQQGNKIRTLSVLQFNNALIAPQYYAALKGFYSQLVEKQSEKIVLIKI, encoded by the coding sequence ATGAAGAAAATTACAATTGTATTACTATTATTAAGTCAAATTTCTTTGGTTGCTCAAGATTACAAGTTTGGTAAAGTGTCTAAAGAAGAATTAAAAGAGGAGTTTTACCCTTCTGATGCTTCTGCAGATGCTGCTTATTTATATAAAAGTAGAAGAACTTATTTTACCTATGTTCAAGATAAAGGTTTTCAAGTAATCACTGAAATTCATGAACGTATTAAAATTTATAATAAGTCGGGTTTTGATAAAGCTACAAAATCGATCACTTATTATAAACCAGAAAAAGGAGATAATGAAAAGGTAACCTCTATTAAAGGGTATAGTTTTGCATTAGAATCTGGTAAAGTAAAAAAGGAAAAGCTTTCTAAATCTTCAATTTTTGATGAGAAATTATCTAGATATAGAAGTATTAAAAAAATTACGTTTCCTAATGTTAAAGTTGGTTCAGTGTTAGATTTAGAATATAAAATAATTTCTCCATACCGTTCTATTGACGACGTAGATTACCAATTTGATATTCCTGTAAAATTATTAAATTATAAAATTGAAATACCAGAGTATTATAGTTTTACTAAAAAAACGAAAGGATATTATTTTATAGATATTAAAGAAGGTATAGAAAACGGAAGTATTACAATGTCTCAAAGAGTAAGGACGTCAGAAAAAAGTATGGGGGAAACTTTAACATCTCAAGTGGTTACCTCTAAAGTTAATCTTAAAACCAATATTGATATTTATGAATCGGAAAACATACCAGCTTTAAAAAATAACGAACCTTATGTAACAGATGTTAAAAATTATAGAGGAGGAGTTAAATATGAATTAGCTTCTACAAAGTTTCCAAATTCTATCTTAAAATTCTATTCAAATAATTGGGAGGATGTAAGTGAGCAAATTTATAAATCGGAAAGTTTTGGTGCAGAATTAGAAAAAACTAGCTATTACAAAGACGATTTAGAAGAAATTTTAAAAACGACAAAAACAGAATCAGAAAAGATTGATGCTATTTTTCAATTTGTAAAAAATCAAGTAAAATGGAATAACTATAATGGTATTTACACAGATAATGGAGTTAGAAAGGCGTTTAAAGAAAGGGTTGGTAATATTGCAGATATCAATTTAATGCTAACTTCTATGTTGCGATCTGCAGGTTTAGATGCAAACCCTGTATTATTAAGTACAAGGGTAAATGGTGTTCCTTTTTTTCCTACAATAGAGGGTTTTAATTATGTAATTGCTACCGTAGCGCTTCAAAGTGGAGAGACTGTTTTATTGGATGCTTCAGAAGAATTTAGTGTACCAAATATTTTACCAACGAGAGCGTTAAATTGGAAAGGTAGAAAGGTTGCTAAGGATGGAACTTCTTCTTGGATTCAGTTAACATCTTCTAAACATGCATTAGAAGATCATAATGTTATGGTTAAAATTTCTGAAGACATGCTTGTAAAAGGATTAATTAGAACAAATTATGATAACCTAAATGCCTTAAATTACAGAAAGAATTATAACCATATAAAAGAAGAAGAGTTAAAAGAAAGTTTAGAAGAAAAATATGGATTTGAAATAGATGGGTATAGGGTTGTAAATAAAGAATACTTAGACAAACCTATTGTTAGAACTCTTCAGTTTAGTAGTGATAATTTAGTAGAAAACGTAAACGGAAAACTGTATGTTGAGCCTTTATTATTTTTATCAGAACATCAAAATCCGTTTAAATTAGAAGATAGAAAATTCCCTGTAGATTTTGCAACTCCATGGAAAGAGAGTAATACTGTTTCTATTCAGGTTCCAGAAGGGTATAAAGTAGAAACGCTACCAGAACCCTTGGCTATTGGGTTGCCAGATAGTTTGGGTGTATTTAAATTTCAAGTAACACAACAAGGAAATAAAATAAGAACCTTATCTGTTTTACAATTTAACAATGCTCTAATTGCTCCTCAATATTATGCAGCATTAAAAGGTTTTTATAGTCAATTAGTAGAAAAGCAATCAGAGAAAATTGTTTTAATTAAAATTTAA